One Legionella hackeliae DNA segment encodes these proteins:
- a CDS encoding DEAD/DEAH box helicase, whose translation MLKDALSRMANVFSPAVLMNGQEYQQKGYVLNIRLSDGLLKARVKGRSGQIYDVHLDLKSWPKNPAYCSCSYRINCKHAAASLFSLQVRENYEIPAPSTQNKVKSLDSWLTELREKEEEKIVRDSSHELVYLIEPQLNEYEHRIIVKLAIAKRRKRGGLGKKNFFNSVTDSRRQYFTSEDEKVVTALLEKTNYNKNWFDRFPIRNSELLEEILNTNRAYLARGQEPKLELGETVNATLTWQLAPDGRQYPILKAEIDEEALSPVFLDRAWYFDEDNNAMGIITMPYNLANIKKILKTDPVGLEEVSNTIAQLRDDYPDIPLPTIYEKIEKRQVKPSVLISFDAVPLSDNLGATNATPSLLFVVDIFFNYEDIKVKADNNHKLIKEEGNTLVEFTRDVFLEKSIYTEISQILSIRSPSLTEKLWAEYDISHENVLTNFHSDGDLPKLYKNILPVFEKKQWNVEFIHPVYQELVSADDVEWFSEVEEGGNDFFSYQLGILVDGKQVSIVPLVAELITRLDKNKIESLSDQTLVKMPLPEGKMLQMELGRVKPLIRFLLQYGTRHIKGEARISVSRYQLILMRETEQAMRAISSRWLGAETIRQQLNQLTTLTNLPKIELPLGLKTTLRDYQQEGLNWLQFLRSSHFGGVLADDMGLGKTVQTLAHLQVEKEAGRLTKATLIVAPTSLVWNWFAEAKRFTPELKLLVFHGALRHQDNFDDYDVIISTYGLIQRDKSRFVDYPFYYLILDESQSIKNARTKTTQIIQQIQAQHRLCLSGTPLENHLGELWSLFHFLMPGLLGDAKQFSQFFKKPIEKQNDMERRQLLAKRVQPFILRRTKNQVARELPDKTEMTLAIEISGAQRDLYEAIRMSMEKKVREAISKQGMEKSHIVLLDALLKLRQVCCDPKLLSMPEAEMAYETSAKLDALMELLSSLVDEGRRILIFSQFTSMLKLIEEQLIRQNYSYLKLTGQTQNRQTLVDKFQQGDVSIFLISLKAGGTGLNLTRADTVIHYDPWWNPAVEDQATDRSHRIGQANPVFVYKLITSGTVEEVILAMQERKRQLFDGILSDNIKGITGLTKQDIEQFFMPLPAE comes from the coding sequence ATGCTCAAAGATGCATTATCACGGATGGCCAATGTTTTTTCTCCTGCCGTTTTGATGAATGGTCAAGAGTATCAGCAAAAAGGGTATGTGCTTAATATTCGCCTTAGCGATGGTTTGCTTAAAGCTCGTGTGAAAGGGCGCTCGGGTCAAATCTATGACGTACATCTTGATCTGAAATCCTGGCCCAAAAATCCTGCTTATTGTAGCTGTTCTTATCGAATCAATTGTAAACATGCTGCTGCAAGTTTATTTTCGCTGCAGGTCAGAGAAAATTATGAAATACCTGCCCCTTCAACTCAGAATAAAGTGAAATCTTTAGATTCCTGGTTGACTGAGCTTCGTGAAAAAGAAGAGGAAAAAATTGTAAGAGATAGTTCTCATGAGCTTGTTTATCTCATCGAACCACAACTTAATGAATATGAACATCGTATCATTGTAAAACTTGCGATTGCCAAGCGACGAAAACGAGGGGGACTAGGGAAAAAGAATTTTTTTAATAGTGTTACAGATAGTCGTCGCCAATATTTTACGAGTGAGGATGAAAAAGTTGTCACCGCTCTTCTTGAAAAAACTAACTACAATAAAAACTGGTTTGATCGCTTCCCGATTCGAAATAGCGAATTACTGGAAGAAATCTTAAATACCAATAGAGCCTATTTGGCTCGTGGACAAGAGCCGAAATTAGAGTTAGGTGAGACTGTAAACGCAACATTGACATGGCAATTAGCACCCGATGGCAGACAATACCCGATTTTAAAGGCAGAAATTGACGAAGAAGCACTGTCCCCTGTTTTTTTAGACAGAGCGTGGTATTTTGATGAAGATAATAATGCAATGGGCATAATAACAATGCCTTATAACCTGGCGAATATAAAAAAAATCCTGAAGACTGATCCTGTGGGGTTAGAGGAAGTTTCTAACACTATTGCACAATTAAGAGATGATTACCCTGATATACCTTTGCCAACAATTTATGAAAAAATAGAAAAACGTCAAGTAAAACCTTCCGTGTTAATTTCCTTTGATGCTGTGCCATTGTCAGACAATTTGGGAGCGACCAATGCAACACCTTCATTGCTCTTTGTTGTGGATATATTTTTTAATTATGAAGACATAAAAGTTAAAGCCGACAATAATCATAAGCTCATCAAGGAAGAGGGAAACACACTGGTAGAGTTCACACGTGATGTTTTTCTTGAAAAATCGATATACACGGAAATTTCGCAAATTCTTTCGATTCGTAGTCCTTCACTGACTGAAAAATTGTGGGCGGAATATGATATTAGCCATGAAAATGTGTTAACAAATTTTCATAGTGACGGCGATTTACCCAAACTTTATAAAAATATCCTTCCCGTATTTGAAAAAAAACAGTGGAATGTGGAATTTATCCATCCTGTTTATCAGGAACTCGTGAGTGCGGATGATGTAGAGTGGTTTTCTGAAGTCGAAGAAGGGGGTAATGATTTTTTTTCCTATCAGTTAGGGATTTTAGTGGATGGAAAACAAGTCAGCATCGTTCCTTTGGTCGCAGAGTTAATTACAAGACTTGATAAAAATAAAATTGAGTCACTGTCGGATCAGACTCTGGTTAAGATGCCATTGCCAGAGGGCAAAATGTTACAAATGGAATTGGGACGAGTTAAACCCTTAATCCGCTTTCTGCTGCAATATGGAACGCGCCATATTAAAGGTGAAGCGCGCATCAGCGTGAGTCGGTATCAGCTTATTTTAATGCGGGAAACGGAACAGGCGATGCGTGCCATTTCATCTCGTTGGCTTGGTGCTGAAACGATAAGACAACAATTAAACCAGTTAACTACATTGACCAATTTACCAAAAATCGAACTACCTTTGGGATTAAAAACCACCCTGCGCGATTATCAGCAAGAAGGACTCAATTGGTTGCAATTTTTGCGCTCCAGTCATTTTGGAGGTGTCCTTGCTGATGATATGGGATTAGGAAAAACTGTCCAAACATTGGCACATTTACAAGTTGAAAAAGAAGCAGGACGTTTAACCAAAGCAACATTGATAGTAGCTCCGACCAGTTTAGTTTGGAATTGGTTTGCAGAGGCAAAACGGTTTACACCAGAATTAAAGTTGTTGGTATTCCACGGTGCTTTGCGACATCAGGATAACTTCGATGACTATGATGTCATTATTTCAACATATGGGCTTATTCAACGCGATAAATCTCGCTTTGTGGATTATCCATTTTATTACCTCATTTTGGATGAATCACAATCGATTAAGAATGCGCGAACTAAAACAACACAAATAATTCAACAGATTCAGGCGCAACATCGTCTTTGCTTATCGGGTACACCGCTTGAAAACCATCTAGGCGAGCTTTGGTCTTTATTCCACTTTTTAATGCCTGGTTTATTAGGAGATGCAAAGCAATTTAGCCAATTTTTTAAAAAACCAATCGAAAAACAAAATGATATGGAACGACGACAGTTGCTAGCAAAGCGTGTCCAGCCCTTTATATTACGTCGAACCAAAAATCAGGTTGCGCGTGAGCTACCTGATAAAACTGAAATGACTCTTGCGATTGAGATTTCCGGAGCTCAGCGCGATCTCTATGAAGCAATACGCATGAGTATGGAGAAAAAGGTACGGGAAGCAATTTCTAAACAGGGAATGGAGAAAAGTCATATTGTATTGTTAGATGCTTTATTGAAGTTAAGACAGGTCTGTTGTGATCCGAAATTGTTATCCATGCCTGAAGCCGAAATGGCTTATGAAACTTCTGCAAAACTTGATGCTTTAATGGAGTTATTAAGCAGTTTGGTTGACGAAGGACGACGGATCCTGATTTTCTCCCAATTTACCTCCATGCTTAAATTAATTGAAGAACAATTGATTCGCCAAAATTATTCTTACTTGAAGTTGACAGGGCAAACGCAAAACAGACAAACGTTAGTCGATAAATTCCAACAAGGCGATGTTTCAATTTTTTTAATCAGTTTAAAAGCAGGGGGTACGGGATTAAATTTAACTCGAGCCGATACCGTCATTCATTATGACCCCTGGTGGAATCCCGCGGTCGAAGATCAAGCTACCGATAGAAGTCATCGAATTGGTCAAGCAAACCCTGTGTTTGTTTATAAATTAATCACCTCTGGTACTGTTGAAGAAGTAATTTTGGCAATGCAGGAGAGAAAGAGACAATTGTTTGATGGGATTTTATCCGACAATATCAAGGGAATAACAGGGCTAACGAAACAAGACATTGAGCAATTTTTTATGCCGTTGCCTGCTGAGTAG
- a CDS encoding DUF2147 domain-containing protein, which yields MRQWKALLAFVVMVLFLPVALAASPAGTWTTIDDKTGQKRAVIRLSVSGGTLNGTIVKVYPQPGDTGICSKCPGGFKGKPIQGLQFVWGLKDKGNGEWEGGQILDPKTGKVYRAKMTLKGNKLYVRGYVGVSALGRTQVWVR from the coding sequence ATGAGACAATGGAAGGCGTTATTAGCATTTGTGGTAATGGTATTGTTCTTACCTGTTGCTTTAGCTGCTTCACCCGCAGGTACCTGGACAACGATTGATGACAAAACCGGCCAGAAACGAGCTGTAATTCGTCTGTCAGTATCCGGTGGTACTCTGAATGGTACAATTGTAAAAGTTTATCCACAACCAGGTGATACTGGTATTTGCTCTAAATGCCCAGGTGGTTTTAAAGGCAAACCAATTCAAGGTCTACAGTTTGTTTGGGGTCTAAAAGACAAAGGTAATGGCGAGTGGGAAGGTGGCCAAATTCTTGATCCTAAAACAGGTAAAGTTTATCGCGCTAAAATGACCTTAAAAGGGAACAAACTTTATGTACGTGGCTACGTGGGTGTTTCTGCTCTCGGACGTACTCAAGTTTGGGTTAGATAA
- the dnaB gene encoding replicative DNA helicase: MAAELKTRKNPVDSLRSPPHSAEAEQAIIGGLMLDNQVWDTISTKLCETDFYRTEHRVLYQAISELAKKDQPFDVVTLLDILKSSNQLDDAGGETYLFELANNTPSVANVSAYADIVRDKSVQRQLITVANEIADSAYNPSGREMTDLLDFAETKVFAIAEQTGGDGGPESIKKILVKTVEKIDALYNNGDALTGLPTGLSDFDERTSGLQPSDLIIVAGRPSMGKTTLVMNMAENAAIHARKPVLVFSMEMPSDSLAMRMMSSLGRIDQHRLRTGKLEEEDWPRVTSAVHLLSEAPLYIDDTAALSPAEMRARARRLAKEQGQLGLIVVDYLQLMKVPGFKADNRTAEISEISRSLKSLAKELEVPVIALSQLNRSLEQRQDKRPVMSDLRESGAIEQDADLICFIYRDEVYNEDSPDKGVAELIIAKQRNGPIGKVRVAFLGKYTRFEDLAFNGYQGTD, encoded by the coding sequence ATGGCTGCAGAACTAAAAACACGAAAAAATCCTGTAGATTCGCTTCGATCGCCACCCCATTCAGCTGAAGCTGAACAGGCAATCATTGGTGGTTTAATGCTCGATAATCAGGTTTGGGATACTATTAGTACCAAATTATGCGAAACCGATTTCTATCGCACGGAACATCGCGTTCTCTATCAAGCGATTAGTGAGCTTGCCAAGAAAGATCAACCTTTCGATGTGGTCACTTTGTTGGATATCCTTAAGTCCTCCAATCAATTGGATGATGCGGGAGGGGAAACTTATCTCTTTGAATTAGCGAACAACACCCCCAGTGTTGCTAACGTTTCTGCCTATGCTGATATTGTGCGTGACAAATCCGTTCAACGACAATTGATTACTGTAGCGAACGAGATTGCCGACTCTGCTTATAATCCTTCAGGAAGAGAAATGACCGATCTTCTTGATTTTGCCGAAACGAAAGTGTTTGCTATTGCTGAGCAAACTGGAGGTGATGGTGGACCAGAAAGCATTAAAAAAATTCTCGTTAAAACAGTCGAAAAGATTGATGCTCTTTATAACAACGGAGATGCTTTAACAGGTTTACCTACCGGTCTATCTGATTTTGATGAAAGGACATCAGGCTTACAACCTTCCGATTTAATTATTGTGGCAGGTCGCCCTTCGATGGGTAAGACAACATTAGTCATGAATATGGCAGAAAACGCTGCTATTCATGCGCGGAAACCTGTTTTGGTATTTTCTATGGAGATGCCCTCGGATTCTCTGGCAATGCGCATGATGTCCTCTCTAGGACGAATTGATCAGCACCGTTTACGAACAGGAAAATTAGAAGAAGAAGATTGGCCAAGAGTGACTTCAGCTGTCCACCTATTGTCGGAAGCCCCACTTTACATTGACGATACAGCGGCTTTATCGCCTGCTGAAATGCGAGCACGGGCCCGGCGTTTAGCGAAAGAGCAGGGGCAATTAGGCTTAATCGTGGTCGACTATCTTCAATTAATGAAAGTACCTGGCTTTAAAGCAGATAATCGCACGGCAGAAATTTCAGAAATTTCTCGAAGTTTAAAATCCTTAGCGAAAGAGCTTGAAGTGCCTGTAATTGCCTTATCACAATTAAATCGTAGCCTTGAGCAACGTCAAGATAAACGACCGGTTATGTCCGATCTTCGGGAATCTGGTGCAATTGAGCAGGATGCGGATTTAATTTGCTTTATTTATCGTGATGAGGTGTATAACGAGGATAGTCCTGATAAGGGAGTTGCCGAATTAATTATTGCAAAACAGCGTAATGGTCCTATTGGTAAAGTCCGGGTTGCCTTCTTGGGTAAATATACTCGTTTTGAAGATTTAGCATTTAACGGTTACCAGGGAACTGATTAA
- the alr gene encoding alanine racemase, protein MARPTRVQIDATALLHNLNFIKRRALNSKVIAMVKANAYGCGLSAVVPVLEGQVYAFGVACLEEAMAIRALGVRSDCVLFQGIFSPDELYAAASHKLQCVIHQPHQLQWLLSTPLSNKIKIWVKVNTGMHRLGFDPQEVYGVMDALRTCPWVDSEIGLMTHLACADEPENPSNQNQLRIFRELDLPDTQLIKSISNSAAILALPDTHADVVRPGIMLYGVSPFSHQIGQELGLMPVMRFVSAISALHHYPANARIGYGGTWQTSRPSIIGVVAVGYGDGYPRHIAENTPVWVNGTHAPIVGRVSMDMLTVDLTHCPGVKIGDAVELWGQHIPVESIALSAGTIAYELLCQFSPRVQQE, encoded by the coding sequence ATGGCAAGACCTACTCGCGTTCAAATTGATGCCACAGCACTTTTGCACAATTTGAATTTTATCAAACGCCGTGCTTTGAATTCCAAAGTCATTGCAATGGTAAAAGCAAATGCTTATGGTTGTGGTCTTTCTGCCGTTGTGCCCGTATTGGAAGGGCAGGTTTATGCATTTGGCGTGGCTTGTCTTGAGGAGGCGATGGCTATCCGTGCTTTAGGAGTGCGCAGTGATTGTGTGTTGTTTCAAGGGATATTTAGCCCAGATGAACTATATGCGGCAGCTTCACATAAATTACAATGTGTTATTCATCAACCCCACCAACTGCAATGGTTACTTTCAACCCCCTTGTCAAATAAAATCAAAATTTGGGTAAAAGTAAATACTGGTATGCATCGTTTAGGTTTTGATCCTCAAGAAGTTTATGGAGTTATGGATGCTTTGAGGACTTGCCCCTGGGTTGATTCTGAAATTGGTTTAATGACGCATTTAGCATGCGCAGATGAGCCTGAAAATCCCAGTAATCAAAATCAGCTGCGAATTTTTAGAGAGCTTGATTTACCAGATACCCAATTGATTAAGAGTATCAGTAATTCAGCTGCCATTTTGGCCTTGCCAGACACTCATGCGGATGTCGTGCGTCCCGGAATTATGCTTTATGGTGTTTCTCCATTTTCTCATCAAATTGGCCAAGAGTTGGGTTTAATGCCGGTGATGCGTTTTGTTTCTGCCATTAGCGCTCTTCATCATTATCCAGCAAATGCTCGAATTGGTTATGGTGGTACCTGGCAAACTAGCCGTCCTTCGATCATTGGGGTAGTGGCTGTTGGATATGGCGATGGCTATCCAAGACATATTGCTGAAAATACCCCTGTCTGGGTCAATGGAACACATGCTCCTATTGTCGGACGTGTTTCTATGGACATGCTTACGGTCGATTTAACGCACTGTCCAGGGGTAAAAATTGGCGATGCTGTGGAACTTTGGGGGCAACATATCCCTGTAGAATCAATAGCCTTATCTGCTGGAACGATTGCTTATGAACTATTATGTCAATTCTCACCACGGGTTCAGCAAGAGTAG
- a CDS encoding RT0821/Lpp0805 family surface protein: MKKIAVVSLSLSVLLASCAQVTNEGVGTVTGGVVGGLIGSQFGGGSGKVAAAAGGALLGAFLGGNIGRTMDRLDRLEMQRALETAPTGRAVVWSNPDNGNRYTVQPTRTYYTNNQPCREYITRAIIGGKSQQIYGKACRQADGSWKVAN, translated from the coding sequence ATGAAAAAAATAGCGGTAGTATCTCTTTCTCTTTCAGTTCTACTTGCCAGTTGTGCGCAAGTTACCAATGAAGGAGTTGGTACTGTCACAGGTGGTGTTGTTGGTGGACTTATAGGCAGCCAATTTGGTGGCGGTTCTGGTAAGGTCGCTGCAGCTGCTGGTGGCGCTTTATTAGGAGCTTTTCTTGGAGGAAATATTGGTCGTACTATGGATCGTCTCGACCGTTTGGAAATGCAACGAGCTTTAGAAACTGCTCCAACAGGACGTGCTGTGGTATGGTCAAACCCGGATAATGGTAACCGCTACACGGTTCAACCTACAAGAACCTATTACACAAATAACCAACCTTGCCGTGAGTATATCACTAGAGCAATCATTGGTGGTAAATCACAACAGATATACGGTAAAGCATGCCGTCAAGCTGATGGTTCCTGGAAAGTTGCAAACTAA
- a CDS encoding trypsin-like serine peptidase, with amino-acid sequence MKTLIHACSLIPLALYSTQILASDELEKGIENKQSEKSIYEYWTPERLMNAKEMPYPKVDPNAVQEIDIESLQLEKPQQKEGTPPAIEIEPDKTPLIPQTMINLESTLSEHFFNRGTSGANFTSSRLVPLSADLSYPFSAVGKLYFTVPGQGDAVCSASTIGQRIVLTAGHCVHSGTSSGYYTNFVFIPAYRDGNAPYRAWSWKFVLTTSEWATGGGVVPNAADYAMIEVNDKVINGSTTRLGLVTGMLGWIVNALIPNHAHLLGYPCNLDYCAKMHQVMSQSFRAVSPNNVEYGSDMRGGSSGGPWVQNFGIAAFGQTGGSNTARNAIVGVTSYGYIDSNIMLQGSSVLDSRFSSLRNRICAHRAGNCT; translated from the coding sequence ATGAAAACTCTAATCCATGCCTGCTCTCTTATTCCGTTAGCTTTATATTCAACCCAGATCCTTGCCAGTGATGAATTGGAGAAAGGAATTGAAAACAAGCAAAGTGAAAAATCGATTTACGAGTATTGGACACCTGAGCGTTTGATGAATGCCAAGGAAATGCCTTATCCGAAAGTCGATCCGAATGCGGTTCAGGAAATAGATATAGAATCGTTACAGTTAGAAAAACCTCAACAAAAAGAGGGCACTCCTCCTGCAATAGAAATAGAACCGGATAAAACACCACTAATCCCACAAACGATGATTAATTTAGAAAGTACGCTATCCGAACATTTTTTTAATCGAGGGACATCAGGAGCAAACTTTACAAGTTCTCGTCTAGTACCATTGAGTGCAGACTTATCCTATCCATTTAGTGCGGTAGGTAAGCTTTATTTTACTGTCCCGGGTCAGGGGGATGCGGTTTGCTCAGCGTCTACTATTGGTCAACGAATTGTTTTAACAGCTGGTCATTGTGTTCATTCGGGAACCAGTTCTGGTTATTATACTAATTTTGTGTTTATTCCAGCTTATCGCGATGGAAATGCACCTTACAGAGCTTGGTCATGGAAATTTGTTTTAACTACTTCTGAGTGGGCGACAGGAGGGGGAGTGGTTCCAAATGCTGCTGACTATGCCATGATAGAGGTGAATGATAAAGTGATTAATGGTTCAACAACACGTTTAGGCCTTGTTACTGGAATGTTGGGTTGGATTGTTAATGCATTGATACCTAATCATGCCCATTTATTAGGTTATCCATGCAATCTGGATTATTGTGCAAAAATGCACCAAGTTATGTCCCAAAGTTTCCGTGCTGTGAGTCCTAACAATGTAGAATATGGTTCAGATATGCGAGGAGGCTCTAGTGGCGGTCCGTGGGTACAAAATTTTGGTATTGCAGCTTTTGGACAAACAGGGGGTTCAAATACTGCACGTAATGCTATTGTAGGTGTAACATCCTATGGTTATATTGATTCCAATATTATGTTACAGGGAAGCTCCGTATTAGATAGTCGTTTCTCCAGTTTACGCAATAGAATTTGTGCGCACCGGGCAGGGAATTGTACCTAG
- a CDS encoding O-antigen ligase family protein, whose translation MLLRFLSFKPSLSYHESILCLLLLASLIFQGTNDLSVLLITYSLILLAAITNFSHLRTQMSLQLTPFSLLLVLWIIWIWLPFVFGVVSNTTLFGFFQCSLWVFAFFIVNTTTQAKRFWSLTFGTIWVLSAICAAYAIFQFFILHEMPCGFFANKNTAAAFFMMSLLTLIGEFLTQKSGNNTTSKLYAHCLRLSILIITLAMLAAFSRGVAISFVCCLTLELLLLRRYISKRRFIQLLSLLLLAFSIILIVAQPAIKHRLTLLQQEKSRLIIWQGAWHLWQKSSWYGIGIFNFMHYYPAFSLPGDGSALQYAHNDFLQLFIETGIPGALILLGLVITIALSFWRYFFQKPVDAEHHIQLAVCFAVIISFALHSMVDFNFYVLTMNLLLGCYLGYLHSLLKEGGIIRGWVIPLTPQLKRIFMMVGFILFLLITLYAFRLLLLNYYITKADVTTKQNDYTSALHYNKQALEWLQLAELHSRSADLYFQLITNTHVDSERHALIRQAEDEINKALRANHYYARPYFQMALLQSSLLYNPTKAQTFFHRSLQNNPHFCLARITFSQFLIEQGNISQAQHILEDGLYYPIPAEQAVIYLNYLAKLRYANNDKDRAWRVINRLKHLSYYNNDYSELL comes from the coding sequence ATGCTTTTGCGATTTTTAAGTTTTAAACCCAGCCTGTCCTATCATGAAAGCATACTCTGTTTATTGTTACTTGCCTCATTAATTTTTCAGGGAACAAATGACCTTTCGGTTTTATTGATAACCTATAGTCTAATTCTTCTCGCTGCAATCACTAATTTTTCGCATCTGCGTACTCAAATGAGTTTGCAATTGACACCATTTAGCCTTCTGTTGGTTCTCTGGATAATATGGATTTGGTTGCCTTTTGTTTTTGGAGTGGTTTCTAATACGACCCTTTTTGGTTTTTTTCAGTGCAGTCTGTGGGTCTTTGCTTTTTTTATAGTTAACACAACCACACAGGCAAAGCGGTTTTGGTCTTTGACATTCGGGACAATCTGGGTATTGAGTGCAATTTGCGCCGCTTATGCAATCTTTCAATTTTTTATTTTGCATGAGATGCCTTGTGGATTTTTTGCAAATAAAAATACCGCTGCTGCTTTTTTTATGATGTCTCTTCTAACCCTTATTGGTGAATTCCTAACACAAAAATCTGGTAATAACACAACATCGAAGTTATATGCTCACTGTTTAAGATTAAGCATTCTTATCATCACATTAGCAATGCTCGCTGCCTTTAGTCGTGGTGTAGCAATAAGCTTTGTTTGCTGTCTCACCCTGGAACTTTTATTGCTACGTCGTTATATTTCAAAAAGACGGTTTATACAGCTGCTGAGTCTTTTATTGCTTGCATTCAGCATAATCTTGATAGTGGCACAACCCGCTATTAAGCACCGTTTAACCCTACTCCAGCAAGAAAAATCTCGACTTATTATCTGGCAAGGCGCATGGCATTTATGGCAAAAATCCTCATGGTATGGGATCGGGATTTTTAATTTTATGCACTATTATCCTGCATTTAGCTTGCCTGGTGATGGTTCAGCCCTCCAATACGCTCACAATGATTTTCTGCAGCTATTCATTGAAACAGGAATTCCAGGAGCACTCATTTTACTGGGTCTCGTAATCACAATTGCCCTATCATTTTGGCGATATTTTTTCCAGAAACCGGTTGATGCAGAACATCATATACAACTCGCAGTTTGCTTTGCGGTTATAATTAGTTTTGCTCTGCACAGCATGGTGGATTTCAATTTTTACGTTTTAACAATGAATCTATTATTGGGATGTTATCTTGGTTACCTGCATAGCCTGCTCAAGGAAGGAGGGATTATACGAGGATGGGTAATCCCACTAACTCCGCAATTAAAGCGTATCTTCATGATGGTTGGATTTATTCTCTTTTTATTGATAACTCTTTATGCATTTCGCTTATTGCTACTTAATTACTACATTACTAAAGCCGATGTGACCACGAAACAAAACGATTATACTTCAGCACTGCATTATAACAAGCAGGCACTGGAATGGCTTCAGCTGGCAGAACTCCATAGTCGCAGCGCTGATTTATATTTTCAGTTAATCACTAATACCCATGTAGACAGTGAGCGTCATGCCCTGATTCGACAAGCAGAAGACGAAATTAATAAGGCTCTTCGTGCTAATCATTATTATGCACGACCCTATTTTCAAATGGCATTATTACAGTCTTCTTTGTTATATAATCCGACCAAAGCTCAGACGTTCTTCCATAGATCTCTGCAAAATAATCCGCATTTCTGTTTGGCTCGAATCACTTTTAGTCAATTTTTAATTGAGCAAGGAAACATTTCTCAGGCACAACATATTCTTGAAGATGGCTTATACTACCCTATTCCTGCAGAACAGGCTGTAATTTATTTAAATTATTTGGCTAAACTTCGTTATGCAAATAATGACAAAGATAGAGCCTGGCGTGTAATTAACCGTCTGAAGCATTTATCGTATTATAACAATGATTATAGTGAGCTGCTTTAA
- a CDS encoding Lpg1974 family pore-forming outer membrane protein — protein sequence MAKAYFLVGLLVAGTDYAGTMGCLAEGVTVPCEIRAWDAGISALYLKPTSSLLNPYLVRGTIISSIPYYNVKSPWDWGFIVEGSYHFNTGNDVNVNWLHFDDRYNDGTSAFFPLQAIPQTRGYALSFKTKLDVVNLEFAQNSNLGSKTNFRVHAGLQYANGNIERSSQASEQINNSPPTLFETSTLDAKYRGVGPRLGGDISRQLPHNFAVFAKGAMALLIGESRTKLSGDNRSGPRITPFNDYMSQTNLVPEFEAKLGASYQFNAKMGQFSVLAGWMFQHYFNMFLSLPGEDFNTIENSASHELSLNGPFIQGKWVSAT from the coding sequence ATGGCAAAAGCATATTTTCTAGTAGGATTATTAGTAGCTGGCACAGACTATGCTGGCACTATGGGCTGTCTGGCAGAGGGAGTTACCGTTCCTTGTGAAATTCGCGCCTGGGATGCTGGCATTAGCGCATTGTATCTAAAGCCCACATCGTCATTGCTAAATCCTTATCTGGTACGAGGTACTATTATCAGTTCTATTCCTTATTATAATGTAAAATCACCTTGGGATTGGGGCTTTATTGTTGAAGGAAGTTACCATTTCAACACTGGAAATGATGTCAATGTGAATTGGTTACACTTTGATGACAGATATAATGATGGTACAAGTGCTTTCTTTCCACTTCAGGCTATTCCACAAACGCGAGGTTATGCATTAAGCTTTAAAACTAAACTAGATGTTGTGAATTTGGAGTTTGCTCAAAACAGTAATCTGGGAAGCAAAACCAATTTTAGGGTTCATGCTGGATTACAGTATGCCAATGGGAACATAGAGCGCAGCTCTCAAGCATCCGAACAAATAAATAATTCTCCCCCCACTTTATTTGAAACTAGTACTCTGGATGCAAAGTATCGTGGTGTAGGACCCCGTTTAGGTGGAGATATTTCTCGTCAGTTACCGCATAATTTTGCTGTGTTTGCCAAGGGAGCCATGGCCCTTCTAATTGGTGAGTCGAGGACAAAATTATCAGGGGATAATAGAAGCGGTCCACGAATCACTCCATTTAACGACTACATGAGCCAGACTAATTTAGTGCCTGAGTTTGAAGCGAAGTTGGGAGCCAGTTATCAGTTCAATGCGAAGATGGGGCAATTTAGTGTGTTAGCTGGATGGATGTTCCAACACTATTTTAATATGTTTCTTTCATTACCCGGAGAGGATTTTAATACGATAGAAAACTCCGCGAGTCATGAACTTTCATTAAATGGTCCCTTTATTCAAGGAAAATGGGTTTCTGCTACATAA